The DNA sequence CCACCAGCCGGCCGGCGGCGTCGCGTTCGACCCGGTCGATCCGGCCGCGGAGCCGAACCCCGTCATCACCGGCGTCGATCACTCCGTCGAAGCCGACCTCGGTGCCGACTTCGGTGAGTTCGCCACGGGTTTGGGCCCGCCATGCCAGAAACGTCTCGATGATGGCGCGATGCCGGTCAAGTTCGTTGGCCGAGTACCACTGCGACGCAAAAGGCAGCCGCTGCCATGCCCGATCCAACTCGGCCTGCAGTTCCTGCTGGCTGCCTGCGGATTCGGCGACCAACGCGTGTATCACCGATCCGATCGTCGAGCGCAGGTCGCGACCGTCGGTTCCGCCGTGACGCTCGGCCAGCCAGCGCAGCGGACAGTCCAGCAGGCTCTGCAGAGCCGACGGCGACAAGGTGACCGGTCCGTCGCCGAGTTGTCGAAGTGGCTCCTCGGTGCTCAACGGCGCCGCGCCGTACCAACTGTTCGGATCGGCACCGGGCACCCCGGCCCGGGCAAGTCGCGCCAATTGCATTGCCGCGTCCGCGCGTTCAGAATCGCTGGCCTCGGTCTCCGGTGCGCAGACCACGGCACGCAGTCGGCCCACCAGCCCGGCCGCGGACAGCACCGGCGGAGCCACCACCGGTGTTGCCGGCGCTGCGTGCCCTTCATCGGTGGCGCAGGCCGCGAGTTCGGCGAAGAACTCCGACGGGAGCTGTTCCTCGGTGCCGCCGTCCCCGTCGCCGTCGACAGCGGTGATCAGCAGCCGACGCCGTGCCCGGCCCAGCGCCGCCACCAACAGCCGCCGCTCTTCGGCAAGCAGCGGGGCCCGAGCCGAGACTTCCTCCCCGAAGCCATGCAGGGTGTCCAGGAGCCGCTGGGTTCCCAGCACTCCGCCGCGCGGAACGGTGTTGGGCCACAATCCTTCCTGGACTCCGGCGATGACCACCAGATCCCATTCGCGCCCGAGCGCGGCGTGCGCACTGAGCACACCCACTGCCTCCGTGCCCGTCGCGGACTCGGTGCGGGGCGCCGCCAGTTGCATGGCAGTGACGTACTCGATGAGTCCGGTCAGGGTGGCACCGGCGGTGCGCGCCACGTACTGCTCGGCGAGGTCGAACAGCGCGGTCACCGCATCCAAGTCCCGCCCGGCTTGGGCGCCGGCAGTACCACCGCGCTCGGCTGCCGACAGCCAACGTTGTTGCAGCCCTGACCGATTCCAGGCCTGCCACAGCGTGTGGTGCGGGTCGCGGCCGTCGGCGTGGCTGCGGGCCGCGGCCTGCAACACCGCACGCACCCGGCGCAGCGCGCGGGTGTGCACGGCCGGCAGGTCACCGGATGCGCCGGTGAGCACTGCCGCGAGGCGGTCGCCGGGATCAGATGGGGTCTCCAGGCGAGCCGTGCCGCGGCGCAGGGTGCGCTGCAGTTGCCGCAGCGAGATGGGGTCCACCCGCCCGATCGGCCCGCTGAGCAGGGCCAGCGCCCGACGTCCGTCCACGGCGTCAGCGGTGCACTCCAGCACGGTGAGCAGGGCTGCCACCGCGGGCTGTTCGGCGAGCAGGCCACCGCTGGCCGGTAGCTCGACCGGGATTCCGGCGGCGGCCAGGGTGCGGGGCAGCCGCGCGGCCGCCCGCGGCACCGACCGGACGATCACCGCCATCTGCGACCACGGCACGCCGTCGATCAGGTGGGCGCGCCGCAGGGTGTCGGCGATCAGGGCGGCCTCGGCGTGACTGTTGGCCGCGGTGCGCACGCCCACCGTACCGGCGTCGGGTCCGGTGCCCTCGATGCGACGGGTGGCGCTGGTGCCCGGTAACCGCCCGGCAACGGTGCTGATGGCCTTGGCCACCGCCGGGGCGCACCGGTGCGACGTCGTCAGCGTCACCACGGGCACCGCGGCTCCGTCGGGCTGCGCATCGTCGGCCAGCAGGACGGTGGGTTCGGCACCGCGGAAGCCGTACACCGCCTGATCGGGGTCGCCGGCGATCACCGTCCGGTGCACGCCGGCGGCGAGCACCCGCACCAACCGTGCTGCCTGCGGGTCGAGTTGCTGGGCGTCGTCGACCAGCAGCAGCCGGATCCGGCTGCGTTCGTCGATGAGCAGATCCGGGTCGGTCGCGAATGCCTCCAGCGCCGCCCCGACCAATTCCGCCGCGCCCAGCGCCGGCGTAGTCGCCTGGGGCGCGGCGGTCCCGACTGCGGCACGCAGCAGCATCACCTGCTCGTACTGCTGGGCGAACCGGCCCGCGGCCGTCCACTCCGGGCGCCGGCAGCGCTTGCCCAGCCTGGTCAGCTCGGCCGGGTCCACGCCGCGTTCGGCGCAGCGTGCCATCAAGTCCCGCAGTTCGGTGGCAAAGCCGTCGGTAGCCAGGGCGGCGTGCAGCGACGGCGGCCAGGCGCCGGCTCCGTCCCCGGCAAGCAGCTCCCGGATCACGCTGTCCTGTTCGGCGCCGGTAACCAGCCGCGGCGGGGTGGCCTCGGCTCGCCGGGCCGCGCGCTGCAGGACCGCGAAGGCATAGCCGTGCACGGTCCGCACCAGTGGTTCCCGGATCGCTTGGCCGCTGTCGGGCCCGCCGGCGGCCAGCAACGTCGCGGTCAGGGCTCCGCGGTCCGCCGAGGGAAGCCGGCCCGAGCCCGTGAGCAGCAGCACCGAATTCGCGTCCACGCCGGCGGCGATGTGGGCGGTGGCCAGCTCCACCAGCAGGCGGGTCTTGCCGGTGCCGGGGCCTCCGCGCACCTGCACGACGCCACGCGCACGCGGATCGAGCGCCGCGGCGACCTGCGCGGTGGGCGATCCCCAATCGTGTGGCATGCCGCCTATGAGAGCACTGCCCTCCGACAAGTGTGGGCGCGGCTGGCACCATCGACGGGTGAATCCCGATCATCGACTGCATGTGCACCGCTACGGCCCGGACGCACCGGTGGGGCTCCTGGCGGTCCACGGGCTGACCGGTCACGGGGCGCGCTGGCGCTACGTGGCCGAGCAGCTGTCCGACATTGCCGTCGCCGCGCCGGACCTGATCGGCCACGGGCACTCGTCGTGGGCGGCCCCGTGGAGCATCGACGCCAACGTCGCGGCGCTGGTGGCGCTGCTGGAGGGCACCGCTGACGGCCCCATTCCGGTGGTCGCGCATTCCTTCGGCGGTGCGATCGCGCTGCATCTGGCCGCGGCACGGCCCGACCTGGTCGACGCGCTGATCCTGCTCGACCCGGCGATCGGCCTGGACGGCGAGTGGATGGCCACGATCGCCGCCGCGATGCTGGCCTCCCCCGACTACCCCGACCCCGCCGAGGCGCGGGCCGAGAAAGAGAACGGCGCCTGGTCCGACGTGGATCCCGGCCTGCTCGACATCGAACTCGATGAGCATCTGGTCGCGCTACCCTCGGGCCGCTTCGGTTGGCGTATCAGCGTGCCCGCGATGATGTCGTACTGGAGCGAGTTGGCCCGCGCTATCGTGCTGCCGAAATCCACGCCGACCACCGTGGTCCGGGCCACCCGCACCTCGCCGCCGTATGTGGAAGCGGCGCTCATCGATGGTTTGCGCGATCGGCTGGGCGCGAACTTCCAGCTGGTCGACTTCGACTGCAATCACATGGTCGACCAGGCCCGTCCCGCCGAGGCTGCCGCCGTGATCCGCGCGCAGCTGGCCCGGCGCTAGGAGCGCAGTCCGTGGCGGCCGTCACCGACGAACAGGTCGAGCTGGTGCGCGCGCTGATCATCAGCGTGCCCGCCGGCCGGGTCACCACCTATGGCGACGTCGCTTCGGCGG is a window from the Mycobacterium sp. SVM_VP21 genome containing:
- a CDS encoding ATP-dependent helicase, translated to MPHDWGSPTAQVAAALDPRARGVVQVRGGPGTGKTRLLVELATAHIAAGVDANSVLLLTGSGRLPSADRGALTATLLAAGGPDSGQAIREPLVRTVHGYAFAVLQRAARRAEATPPRLVTGAEQDSVIRELLAGDGAGAWPPSLHAALATDGFATELRDLMARCAERGVDPAELTRLGKRCRRPEWTAAGRFAQQYEQVMLLRAAVGTAAPQATTPALGAAELVGAALEAFATDPDLLIDERSRIRLLLVDDAQQLDPQAARLVRVLAAGVHRTVIAGDPDQAVYGFRGAEPTVLLADDAQPDGAAVPVVTLTTSHRCAPAVAKAISTVAGRLPGTSATRRIEGTGPDAGTVGVRTAANSHAEAALIADTLRRAHLIDGVPWSQMAVIVRSVPRAAARLPRTLAAAGIPVELPASGGLLAEQPAVAALLTVLECTADAVDGRRALALLSGPIGRVDPISLRQLQRTLRRGTARLETPSDPGDRLAAVLTGASGDLPAVHTRALRRVRAVLQAAARSHADGRDPHHTLWQAWNRSGLQQRWLSAAERGGTAGAQAGRDLDAVTALFDLAEQYVARTAGATLTGLIEYVTAMQLAAPRTESATGTEAVGVLSAHAALGREWDLVVIAGVQEGLWPNTVPRGGVLGTQRLLDTLHGFGEEVSARAPLLAEERRLLVAALGRARRRLLITAVDGDGDGGTEEQLPSEFFAELAACATDEGHAAPATPVVAPPVLSAAGLVGRLRAVVCAPETEASDSERADAAMQLARLARAGVPGADPNSWYGAAPLSTEEPLRQLGDGPVTLSPSALQSLLDCPLRWLAERHGGTDGRDLRSTIGSVIHALVAESAGSQQELQAELDRAWQRLPFASQWYSANELDRHRAIIETFLAWRAQTRGELTEVGTEVGFDGVIDAGDDGVRLRGRIDRVERDAAGRLVVVDVKTAKTPVSKDDTQQHAQLAVYQLAVEAGLIGPDERPGGGRLVYPAKPGTVGATERQQDPLTPDTGAQWRERIAQAAAATAGPQFAARVNDGCRHCPVRPICPAHNGGCGA
- a CDS encoding alpha/beta hydrolase, which produces MNPDHRLHVHRYGPDAPVGLLAVHGLTGHGARWRYVAEQLSDIAVAAPDLIGHGHSSWAAPWSIDANVAALVALLEGTADGPIPVVAHSFGGAIALHLAAARPDLVDALILLDPAIGLDGEWMATIAAAMLASPDYPDPAEARAEKENGAWSDVDPGLLDIELDEHLVALPSGRFGWRISVPAMMSYWSELARAIVLPKSTPTTVVRATRTSPPYVEAALIDGLRDRLGANFQLVDFDCNHMVDQARPAEAAAVIRAQLARR